In Geobacillus kaustophilus, a genomic segment contains:
- a CDS encoding YbaB/EbfC family nucleoid-associated protein, with the protein MRGGMGNMQKMLKQMQKMQKEMQKAQEELAEKTVEGTAGGGMVTVVANGHKQILEIKIKEEVVDPDDIEMLQDLILAATNDALKKADELANEMMGQFTKGLNIPGLF; encoded by the coding sequence ATGCGTGGCGGAATGGGCAATATGCAAAAAATGTTAAAACAAATGCAAAAAATGCAAAAGGAAATGCAAAAAGCGCAGGAAGAGTTGGCGGAAAAAACAGTGGAAGGCACGGCGGGCGGCGGCATGGTGACCGTTGTCGCTAACGGTCATAAACAAATTTTGGAAATTAAAATTAAAGAGGAAGTCGTCGACCCAGACGATATCGAAATGCTACAAGATTTGATTTTGGCAGCGACAAACGATGCGTTGAAAAAAGCGGATGAGTTGGCTAATGAAATGATGGGGCAGTTTACGAAAGGACTTAACATTCCAGGGTTGTTCTAG
- the dnaX gene encoding DNA polymerase III subunit gamma/tau, which translates to MAYQALYRVFRPQRFADMVGQEHVTKTLQSALLQHKISHAYLFSGPRGTGKTSAAKIFAKAVNCEQAPVAEPCNECPACLGITNGTVPDVLEIDAASNNRVDEIRDIREKVKFAPTSARYKVYIIDEVHMLSIGAFNALLKTLEEPPKHVIFILATTEPHKIPATIISRCQRFDFRRIPLPAIVSRLKYVASAQGVEASDEALSAIARAADGGMRDALSLLDQAISFSDGKLRLDDVLAMTGAASFAALSSFIEAIYRKDTAAVLQQLETMMAQGKDPHRLVEDLILYYRDLLLYKTAPYVEGAIQIAVVDEAFTSLSEMIPVSNLYEAIELLNKSQQEMKWTNHPRLLLEVALVKLCHPSAAAPLRSASELEPLIKRIETLEAELRRLKEQPPAPPSTAEPVKKPSKPTKTGGYKAPVGRIYELLKQATHEDLALVKGRWADVLDTLKRQHKVSHAALLQESEPVAASASAFVLKFKYEIHCKMATDPTSSVKENVEAILFELTNRRFEMVAIPEGEWGKIREEFIRNKDAKVEKSEEDPLVAEAKRLFGEELIEIKE; encoded by the coding sequence GTGGCATACCAAGCGTTATATCGCGTGTTTCGGCCGCAGCGCTTTGCGGACATGGTCGGCCAAGAACACGTGACCAAGACGTTGCAAAGCGCCCTGCTTCAACATAAAATATCACACGCTTACTTATTTTCCGGCCCGCGCGGTACAGGAAAAACGAGTGCAGCAAAAATTTTCGCCAAGGCAGTCAACTGTGAACAGGCGCCAGTGGCGGAGCCATGCAATGAGTGTCCAGCTTGCCTCGGCATTACGAATGGAACGGTTCCCGATGTGCTGGAAATTGACGCTGCTTCCAACAACCGCGTCGATGAAATTCGTGATATCCGTGAGAAGGTGAAATTTGCGCCGACGTCGGCCCGCTACAAAGTGTACATCATCGACGAGGTGCATATGCTGTCGATCGGTGCGTTTAACGCGCTGTTGAAAACGTTGGAGGAGCCGCCGAAACACGTCATTTTCATTTTGGCCACGACCGAGCCGCACAAAATTCCGGCGACGATCATTTCCCGCTGCCAACGGTTCGATTTTCGCCGCATCCCGCTTCCGGCGATCGTTTCACGGCTAAAGTATGTCGCAAGCGCCCAAGGTGTCGAGGCGTCCGATGAGGCATTGTCCGCCATCGCCCGTGCTGCAGACGGGGGGATGCGTGATGCGCTCAGCTTGCTTGACCAAGCCATTTCGTTCAGCGACGGGAAACTTCGGCTCGACGACGTACTGGCGATGACCGGGGCTGCATCATTTGCCGCCTTATCGAGCTTCATCGAAGCCATCTACCGCAAAGATACAGCGGCGGTTCTTCAGCAGTTGGAAACGATGATGGCGCAAGGGAAAGATCCGCATCGTTTGGTTGAAGACTTGATTTTGTACTATCGTGATTTATTGCTGTACAAAACTGCTCCCTATGTGGAGGGAGCGATTCAAATTGCTGTCGTTGACGAAGCGTTCACTTCACTGTCGGAAATGATTCCGGTTTCCAATTTATACGAGGCCATCGAGTTGCTGAACAAAAGCCAGCAAGAGATGAAGTGGACAAACCACCCGCGCCTTCTGTTGGAAGTGGCGCTTGTGAAGCTTTGCCATCCATCAGCCGCCGCCCCGTTGCGATCGGCTTCCGAGTTGGAACCGTTGATAAAGCGGATTGAAACGCTGGAGGCGGAATTGCGGCGCCTGAAGGAACAACCGCCTGCCCCTCCGTCGACCGCCGAGCCGGTGAAAAAACCGTCCAAACCGACGAAAACGGGGGGATATAAAGCCCCGGTTGGCCGCATTTACGAGCTGTTGAAACAGGCGACGCATGAAGATTTGGCTTTGGTGAAAGGACGCTGGGCGGATGTGCTCGACACGTTGAAACGGCAGCATAAAGTGTCGCACGCTGCCTTGCTGCAAGAGAGCGAGCCGGTTGCAGCCAGCGCCTCAGCGTTTGTATTAAAATTTAAATACGAAATCCACTGCAAAATGGCGACCGATCCCACAAGTTCGGTCAAAGAAAACGTCGAAGCGATTTTGTTTGAGCTGACAAACCGCCGTTTTGAAATGGTAGCCATTCCGGAGGGAGAATGGGGAAAAATAAGAGAAGAGTTCATCCGCAATAAGGACGCCAAGGTGGAAAAAAGCGAAGAAGATCCGTTAGTCGCTGAAGCGAAGCGGCTGTTTGGCGAAGAGCTGATCGAAATTAAAGAATAA
- a CDS encoding IS1182 family transposase, producing MLQRYQEDRRHIETTVKIDDLVPEDHLVRKLEKAIDFSFIYDMVKDLYSPNHGRPSLDPVVLFKMYLIRYIFGIRSMRETVEQIRTNVAYRWFLGLSLHDPVPHHSTPSKNYTRRFAGTDVFQKIFSRILEEAFQHGLVDPSVVFVDSTHVKASANKRKFTTEMAEVEAKAYQDELEKEIERDRIAHGKSPLPPENDKKKREIKVSKTDPDSGMFVKNERERVFAYSYHTACDRHGWILHTYVTAANVHDSQAFFELFERVKQEIKGCPTDVCIDAGYKTPAIAKYLLEQEIHPIWPYTRPKTKDGFFRKSEFAYDEHFDCYLCPNHQVLSYSTTNREGYREYKSDPSICQGCPSLQKCTASKNHTKVVTRHVWQEYYEEAEHLRYVPEHRELYELRKQTIERNFADLKEKHGLRWTNYRGLERNQMQAMLVCAAMNLKKLANYLWRKGLSFLYVFEYASILVRSSRKTTLKMEQNGYKTTVL from the coding sequence ATGCTTCAACGTTACCAAGAAGATCGGAGACATATCGAAACAACGGTAAAAATTGATGATCTTGTTCCTGAAGACCACCTTGTTCGTAAACTAGAAAAAGCCATTGACTTCTCCTTTATCTACGATATGGTCAAGGATTTGTATTCTCCTAACCATGGACGACCAAGTCTTGATCCCGTTGTGCTGTTCAAAATGTATTTGATTCGTTACATCTTTGGGATTCGTTCGATGCGTGAAACCGTAGAACAGATTCGAACAAATGTGGCTTATCGTTGGTTTTTGGGATTGAGTCTGCATGATCCTGTGCCCCATCATTCGACACCAAGTAAAAACTACACGCGACGTTTTGCGGGAACCGATGTTTTTCAAAAGATTTTTTCAAGAATCTTGGAAGAAGCCTTTCAACACGGGCTTGTGGATCCAAGTGTCGTATTTGTCGATTCTACTCATGTGAAGGCGAGTGCGAACAAAAGAAAATTCACAACAGAAATGGCAGAAGTGGAAGCGAAAGCTTATCAAGATGAATTAGAAAAAGAAATTGAGCGAGATCGCATCGCTCATGGGAAATCCCCACTACCGCCAGAAAATGATAAAAAAAAACGAGAAATCAAAGTCAGTAAAACAGATCCAGACAGTGGGATGTTTGTGAAAAATGAACGTGAACGGGTATTTGCTTACTCTTATCACACCGCTTGTGACCGACATGGTTGGATATTACACACGTATGTCACTGCCGCCAATGTTCATGATAGCCAAGCGTTTTTTGAACTGTTTGAGCGAGTGAAGCAAGAAATCAAAGGATGCCCAACAGATGTGTGCATCGATGCCGGATATAAAACGCCAGCGATTGCGAAATACCTATTAGAACAAGAGATCCATCCGATTTGGCCATATACTCGTCCAAAGACGAAAGATGGGTTCTTCCGAAAATCTGAATTTGCATATGACGAACATTTTGACTGTTACCTTTGTCCCAATCACCAAGTGTTATCTTATTCAACAACGAATCGGGAAGGCTATCGGGAGTATAAATCAGATCCATCCATCTGTCAGGGATGTCCATCCCTTCAAAAGTGTACAGCAAGCAAAAATCATACGAAAGTCGTGACACGCCATGTTTGGCAAGAGTATTACGAAGAAGCCGAACATTTACGATATGTACCAGAACATCGCGAGTTGTATGAATTAAGGAAACAGACGATTGAACGGAATTTTGCAGATTTAAAAGAGAAGCATGGTCTGCGCTGGACGAATTACCGAGGATTGGAAAGAAACCAGATGCAGGCGATGCTTGTTTGTGCTGCCATGAATTTAAAGAAATTGGCGAACTACTTGTGGAGAAAGGGCCTCTCCTTTCTGTATGTATTCGAGTATGCATCTATTTTGGTTCGTTCATCAAGAAAAACAACCTTAAAAATGGAACAAAATGGTTATAAGACAACTGTCTTATAA
- the recR gene encoding recombination mediator RecR gives MHYPEPLSKLIDSFMKLPGIGPKTAARLAFHVLAMKEDTVLEFAKALVDVKRHIHYCTICGHITDTDPCYICKDERRDRTTICVVQDPKDVIAMERMKEYNGLYHVLHGAISPMEGIGPEDIKIAELLTRLQDETVQEVILATDPNIEGEATAMYISRLLKPTGIKVTRIAHGLPVGGDLEYADEVTLSKALEGRREL, from the coding sequence ATGCATTATCCAGAACCGCTATCGAAGTTGATTGACAGTTTTATGAAACTGCCCGGCATCGGCCCGAAAACGGCTGCCCGCCTTGCATTTCATGTGCTGGCGATGAAAGAAGACACCGTGCTTGAGTTTGCCAAAGCGCTCGTTGATGTCAAGCGACATATTCATTATTGCACGATTTGCGGACATATTACAGATACAGATCCTTGCTACATCTGCAAAGACGAGCGGCGCGATCGGACGACGATTTGCGTTGTTCAGGATCCGAAAGATGTCATCGCCATGGAGAGGATGAAAGAATACAATGGCCTGTACCACGTGTTGCACGGGGCCATCTCGCCAATGGAAGGCATCGGACCAGAAGATATTAAAATCGCCGAGCTGCTCACGCGATTACAAGATGAGACGGTCCAAGAGGTGATTTTAGCGACCGACCCGAACATCGAGGGAGAGGCAACGGCCATGTACATCTCCCGCCTGTTGAAGCCGACAGGAATCAAAGTCACCCGCATCGCCCATGGCTTGCCGGTCGGCGGCGATCTGGAGTATGCGGACGAAGTGACGTTATCAAAGGCGTTGGAAGGGCGCCGTGAGCTATAG
- a CDS encoding YaaL family protein has translation MLWRRKGKLKRQFDEKLMAELQKARTEWLEQKQLIEKSVDPSPEVLNALQLVEAKYFFLLREAKHRRITLKEVR, from the coding sequence TTGTTATGGCGGCGAAAGGGGAAACTAAAGAGACAATTTGATGAAAAGTTAATGGCTGAACTACAAAAGGCTAGAACTGAATGGCTTGAGCAGAAACAACTCATCGAAAAAAGCGTCGATCCGTCTCCGGAGGTGCTGAACGCATTGCAACTCGTTGAGGCTAAATATTTTTTCCTCCTCCGCGAAGCGAAGCACCGCCGCATCACACTTAAGGAAGTGCGTTAA
- the tadA gene encoding tRNA adenosine(34) deaminase TadA — translation MNTDEYYMRLAMEEAKKAEQIGEVPIGAVIVQDGRVIARAHNLRETEQRAIAHAEILAIDEACRATGSWRLERATLYVTLEPCAMCAGAIVLSRIERVVFGAFDPKGGCAGTLMNLLQESRFNHQVEVVSGVLADECGLLLSQFFRRLREQKRNVGGSASENSVD, via the coding sequence ATGAACACCGACGAGTACTACATGCGATTGGCAATGGAAGAAGCAAAAAAAGCGGAGCAGATCGGCGAAGTGCCGATCGGCGCTGTCATCGTTCAAGACGGCCGCGTCATCGCCCGCGCTCATAATTTGCGGGAAACTGAACAACGCGCCATCGCTCATGCAGAAATTTTGGCAATCGATGAAGCATGCCGGGCAACCGGTTCATGGCGGCTTGAGCGGGCGACGTTGTACGTAACGCTTGAGCCGTGCGCCATGTGCGCAGGCGCCATTGTTCTTTCCCGCATCGAACGAGTCGTGTTTGGCGCGTTCGACCCAAAGGGAGGGTGCGCTGGGACATTGATGAACTTATTGCAGGAAAGCCGATTTAACCATCAGGTTGAGGTGGTAAGCGGGGTGCTTGCTGACGAGTGCGGTTTGCTGTTGAGCCAATTTTTTCGACGATTGCGCGAACAAAAGAGAAATGTTGGCGGGAGTGCCAGCGAAAATTCCGTCGATTGA
- a CDS encoding pro-sigmaK processing inhibitor BofA family protein, producing the protein MESKVVITVLLALIAVLLIVGARLKALRLIGYAAIRLIVGALALFVINAIGGHFNIHIPINLVTSIVCGFLGLPGAAALIVIDRYIL; encoded by the coding sequence TTGGAGTCGAAAGTCGTCATTACCGTGTTGCTAGCGCTTATCGCCGTTTTGCTTATCGTAGGCGCCCGTCTCAAAGCGCTTCGCCTGATCGGCTACGCTGCTATCCGCCTGATCGTCGGGGCGCTCGCGCTGTTTGTTATCAACGCCATCGGCGGGCATTTTAACATCCATATTCCGATTAATCTCGTCACCTCAATCGTTTGCGGATTTCTTGGCCTCCCTGGAGCGGCAGCGCTAATCGTGATTGACCGATATATTTTATAG